The Halalkalibacter krulwichiae genome has a segment encoding these proteins:
- a CDS encoding TetR family transcriptional regulator — translation MKRVLRVTSLENITSSVGIAKSTFYVFFKSKEMLYMELLANEGEQIEMQVGPRLWLLRIYVQL, via the coding sequence TTGAAAAGGGTTTTAAGAGTTACTTCTCTTGAGAATATTACTTCATCAGTCGGCATTGCAAAGAGTACTTTTTATGTATTTTTCAAATCGAAAGAAATGCTGTATATGGAATTGTTAGCAAATGAAGGAGAGCAAATTGAAATGCAGGTTGGCCCAAGGTTATGGCTACTGAGGATATATGTTCAGCTATAA
- a CDS encoding cell wall hydrolase: MAVIKTNANDRKLLARLIRAEAEGEGELGMLLVANVCVNRVRVGCLDFVDINSIERMVWQSPGGFEAVHFPYFYQRAREKEIRLAERAINGERHRPAEFALWFFRPEGPCPEQWWGQWNSGRYKEHCFYIPIESDCPDVYGVY; the protein is encoded by the coding sequence TTGGCCGTCATAAAAACTAATGCAAATGACCGGAAATTGCTCGCAAGATTAATTAGAGCAGAAGCTGAAGGTGAAGGTGAATTAGGCATGTTGCTTGTAGCAAATGTTTGTGTTAACAGGGTTCGAGTAGGTTGTTTGGATTTTGTTGACATTAATTCAATTGAAAGAATGGTTTGGCAATCTCCAGGAGGATTTGAAGCTGTTCATTTTCCTTATTTTTATCAGCGGGCAAGAGAAAAGGAAATTCGATTAGCTGAGAGAGCTATCAACGGAGAGAGACATAGGCCAGCTGAATTTGCTTTATGGTTTTTTCGGCCAGAAGGTCCGTGTCCAGAACAATGGTGGGGCCAATGGAATTCCGGGCGTTATAAGGAGCATTGTTTTTATATCCCAATTGAATCTGATTGTCCCGATGTATATGGTGTTTATTAA
- a CDS encoding zinc-dependent alcohol dehydrogenase — MKAVTFQGVKNIIVKDVKAPSIQKPDDIIVKLTHTAICGSDLHLIHGMIPNLQEDYIIGHEPMGIVEEVGPEVTKLKKGDRVIIPFNVSCGKCWFCEHELESQCDTANDNGEMGAYFGYSGTTGGYPGGQAEYMRVPYGNFTPFKIPEDSEVEDEKLVLLADAGSTAYWSVDNSGMKEGDTVIILGCGPVGLLAQKFAWLKGAKRVIAVDYVGYRLEHAKRTNNVEVVNFEDYENVGSYLHDLTNGGADVVIDCVGMSGKMTDIEFLASGLKLHGGAMSGLVMASQAVRKGGNIQITGVYSSRYNGFPLGDIFQRNVNIRTGQAPVIHYMPYLHDLIASGKVDPGDVVTHILPLDQAKHGYEIFDTKMDNCIKVVLKP; from the coding sequence ATGAAAGCAGTTACCTTTCAAGGTGTTAAAAATATTATCGTTAAAGATGTAAAGGCACCAAGTATCCAAAAACCTGATGATATAATCGTCAAATTAACGCATACAGCCATTTGTGGATCTGATTTGCACTTAATACATGGAATGATACCGAATTTACAAGAAGATTATATTATTGGACATGAGCCAATGGGGATTGTGGAAGAAGTCGGTCCTGAAGTTACAAAGCTAAAGAAAGGTGACCGTGTTATTATCCCGTTTAATGTAAGCTGCGGTAAATGCTGGTTCTGTGAGCATGAGCTAGAAAGCCAATGTGACACTGCTAACGATAATGGTGAGATGGGAGCTTATTTTGGCTATTCAGGAACAACAGGGGGTTATCCTGGGGGACAAGCAGAATATATGCGTGTACCATATGGAAATTTTACCCCATTTAAGATTCCTGAGGATAGTGAAGTAGAAGATGAGAAATTAGTGTTACTTGCTGATGCTGGTTCAACGGCATATTGGAGTGTTGATAATTCCGGGATGAAAGAAGGAGACACCGTAATCATTCTCGGCTGCGGACCAGTTGGACTTTTGGCCCAAAAGTTTGCTTGGTTAAAAGGGGCAAAGCGAGTTATTGCCGTTGATTACGTAGGCTATCGTTTAGAACACGCTAAGCGTACGAATAATGTTGAAGTGGTCAATTTTGAGGATTACGAAAACGTCGGTTCCTATTTACACGATTTAACTAATGGTGGAGCAGATGTAGTCATCGATTGTGTTGGAATGAGTGGAAAGATGACCGACATTGAATTTTTAGCCTCAGGGTTAAAGCTGCACGGTGGTGCAATGAGTGGACTGGTCATGGCGAGTCAAGCTGTACGAAAAGGTGGAAACATTCAAATCACAGGTGTTTACTCATCTAGGTATAACGGTTTTCCATTAGGAGATATTTTCCAACGCAATGTAAATATTAGAACAGGTCAAGCACCTGTAATTCACTATATGCCATATTTACATGACTTAATTGCATCCGGGAAAGTAGACCCCGGGGATGTTGTTACACATATTTTGCCTCTAGATCAGGCGAAGCATGGGTATGAGATTTTTGACACGAAAATGGATAATTGTATTAAAGTTGTCTTAAAACCATAA
- a CDS encoding spore coat protein, with translation MNDYLDPINSVGMPEQADSGIALDLLLTAKEAVRNYAIALTEAASPELRLTLRNQMELAIDYHEEVSKLMMKKKWFHPYNISEQKKLDLQAAQTAVDIAGLNLFPGNTNRKGLFPTPPQ, from the coding sequence GTGAATGATTATTTAGATCCAATTAACTCGGTTGGGATGCCCGAGCAAGCGGATTCAGGAATCGCGCTTGATTTATTATTAACAGCAAAAGAAGCAGTTAGAAATTATGCTATTGCCTTGACGGAAGCTGCGAGCCCAGAGCTTAGATTGACATTACGTAATCAAATGGAATTAGCGATTGATTACCACGAAGAAGTATCGAAACTGATGATGAAGAAAAAGTGGTTCCATCCTTATAACATATCTGAACAAAAGAAATTGGACCTTCAGGCCGCCCAAACAGCAGTGGATATTGCCGGTCTTAATCTCTTCCCAGGTAATACAAATCGTAAAGGATTATTCCCTACCCCGCCACAGTGA
- a CDS encoding spore coat protein yields the protein MQPGNLAYHETMETHELLNFKTVGLLKSKMMQGIVFDQDLKAMMEKNVQQSIKDIQELQALYQLAKTH from the coding sequence ATGCAACCAGGAAATCTTGCATACCACGAAACAATGGAGACACACGAGCTATTAAATTTTAAAACCGTTGGCTTACTTAAATCTAAAATGATGCAAGGGATCGTATTTGATCAAGATCTCAAAGCGATGATGGAAAAAAACGTTCAACAATCAATAAAAGATATACAAGAACTCCAAGCCCTTTATCAACTGGCAAAAACTCATTAA
- a CDS encoding spore coat protein, producing MTNLLQNMAGMAAMTDQVIATDFLISAKAGVRNTTFALTEATTPEIRTALRQQLNDAIEAHEKIYQYLISKGYYHPSDLKEQLKVDLNASEIAMNLLN from the coding sequence ATGACGAATTTGCTGCAAAATATGGCTGGAATGGCTGCAATGACGGATCAAGTGATTGCTACCGATTTCTTAATTTCTGCAAAAGCAGGGGTCAGAAATACAACGTTTGCTTTAACGGAAGCAACCACCCCGGAAATAAGAACGGCATTGCGTCAACAATTAAACGACGCGATTGAGGCACATGAAAAAATATATCAATACTTGATATCTAAAGGATATTATCATCCTAGTGATTTAAAAGAGCAGTTAAAGGTGGACCTAAATGCTTCTGAGATTGCAATGAATTTATTAAATTAA
- a CDS encoding SAM-dependent methyltransferase, with protein sequence MSKVEQSTKLDLERIVFIGRTFGEYFDMFSLSEEELEGKKILDCPAGACSFTAVGNKSGLDVTACDIAYYHSGEDLKNKGLQDIEHAMKHMQKAQNNYKWDYFKDIEGLRNHRLSALQDCAKDMKESSERYIPVTLPSLPFKNEEFDILLSAHFLFMYADRLDYQFHIETLNELLRVTKEEVRIFPLVDLEGKRYEHLDKLISYLADNGCTVEELKVPYEFQANANSMLKIKKG encoded by the coding sequence TTGAGTAAAGTTGAGCAGAGTACAAAGTTAGATTTAGAGCGAATTGTTTTTATTGGGAGAACCTTTGGAGAGTATTTTGATATGTTCTCGCTTTCAGAAGAAGAACTAGAAGGAAAGAAAATACTCGATTGTCCAGCAGGAGCTTGTTCATTTACTGCTGTTGGTAACAAATCAGGTTTAGACGTAACAGCTTGCGATATTGCCTATTATCATTCGGGTGAAGACTTAAAAAATAAAGGTCTCCAGGATATTGAACACGCGATGAAGCATATGCAAAAAGCCCAAAACAATTATAAATGGGATTATTTTAAAGATATAGAAGGTCTTAGAAACCATCGTTTAAGTGCCTTACAAGATTGTGCCAAAGATATGAAGGAATCTAGCGAAAGATACATTCCTGTTACATTACCTTCTTTACCGTTTAAGAATGAAGAATTTGATATTCTTCTCTCTGCACATTTTCTATTTATGTATGCGGATAGATTAGATTATCAATTTCACATAGAAACGCTAAATGAGTTATTGAGGGTTACGAAAGAGGAAGTTCGTATTTTTCCTTTAGTTGATTTAGAGGGGAAAAGATATGAACATTTAGATAAATTAATAAGTTATCTGGCTGACAATGGCTGTACAGTTGAAGAATTGAAAGTTCCGTATGAATTTCAGGCAAATGCTAACTCGATGTTAAAAATAAAAAAAGGGTAG
- a CDS encoding tetratricopeptide repeat protein, whose amino-acid sequence MMKWLFTALAFLMPIVIGIEANSKLKDEWYYLQNLTTFWIGIALLICYGIYIIVKVIIEFLDKNKKEFQRLHDELAKVNDTSLDKTILEEKNEQLQTNKVDKEDNEHKSEIIEDKVEEDKLSKLLNAWTDNDKDRMTMAYEELQNEETVSSKKIRNESLYYSLLYQIGEDSTRNFETIENKAEGTEVFGDVMNIIAKAYESTHNYEIAKSYYEKGLKFENNNDTNGYLKRGLANSNFMSGNKKEAYRLLISALNSTKNSEERFEYLKRLAEHYNKDNNIDSQISALEKALEIKPNDKSLLFDIAYAYSKNKQDKLAILYYKSLVNIEPTHKDALNNLGVSYGRLNLHFNEVKNYKLAFELDNTLAASNLAKQYTRAGFEGEARSILEQANSQKEGVHELVGQTLVDLQETLKQEKEEEQKKLKEAKVERMFQRNLASAEFDLISDIELSILIGKWILDAKHESEIEIQDNIVVINWTKFSKKYKFEGEIRNRFLSLNYYEMDYKYPNLSKEEQGFKNKGMAIGYIEEDSKIQIRIKDQDKLDYYEFLRVKEEKDNK is encoded by the coding sequence ATGATGAAATGGTTGTTTACCGCACTCGCTTTTCTTATGCCAATAGTTATAGGTATTGAAGCAAATAGTAAATTAAAAGATGAATGGTATTACCTACAGAATTTAACTACTTTTTGGATTGGCATAGCTCTCCTTATCTGCTATGGAATCTATATCATAGTTAAAGTTATCATTGAATTTTTAGATAAAAACAAAAAAGAATTTCAAAGGTTACATGATGAATTAGCTAAAGTTAATGATACAAGCCTAGATAAAACTATACTGGAGGAGAAGAATGAACAATTACAGACTAACAAGGTTGATAAGGAAGATAATGAACATAAAAGTGAAATAATAGAAGATAAAGTCGAAGAAGATAAGTTAAGTAAGCTCCTTAATGCCTGGACTGACAATGATAAAGACAGAATGACAATGGCTTATGAGGAATTACAAAATGAAGAGACAGTTAGTAGTAAAAAAATTAGGAACGAATCGTTATATTACAGTTTACTTTATCAAATAGGAGAAGACTCAACCCGTAATTTTGAAACTATTGAAAACAAGGCTGAAGGCACTGAGGTATTTGGGGATGTAATGAACATAATTGCTAAAGCTTATGAATCAACTCACAATTATGAGATTGCCAAATCATATTATGAAAAAGGGTTGAAATTTGAAAATAATAATGACACAAACGGATATTTAAAAAGGGGATTAGCTAATTCTAATTTTATGTCTGGTAATAAAAAAGAGGCCTATAGATTGCTAATATCAGCTTTAAACTCTACAAAAAATTCAGAAGAAAGATTTGAGTATTTAAAGAGACTAGCAGAACACTATAATAAGGATAACAACATAGATTCTCAAATCTCTGCGTTAGAAAAAGCTTTAGAAATTAAACCAAATGATAAAAGTTTACTATTTGATATAGCTTATGCTTATTCAAAGAATAAGCAAGATAAATTAGCTATATTATATTATAAAAGCCTAGTAAATATTGAGCCAACTCATAAAGATGCATTAAACAACTTAGGAGTTTCTTATGGAAGATTAAATTTGCATTTTAACGAAGTGAAAAATTATAAACTAGCTTTTGAGTTAGATAACACATTAGCTGCTTCAAACTTAGCGAAACAATATACAAGAGCTGGCTTTGAAGGAGAAGCCAGGAGCATCCTAGAACAGGCTAACTCTCAAAAAGAAGGCGTTCATGAGTTAGTTGGACAAACTCTTGTAGACCTACAGGAAACATTAAAACAAGAAAAAGAAGAAGAACAGAAAAAACTTAAAGAAGCTAAAGTTGAACGAATGTTTCAAAGGAATTTAGCATCAGCTGAATTTGATTTAATATCAGATATAGAACTATCGATTCTAATCGGAAAATGGATATTGGACGCAAAACATGAGTCCGAGATCGAGATTCAAGATAACATTGTAGTAATTAATTGGACTAAGTTTTCTAAGAAGTATAAATTTGAAGGGGAAATTCGTAATCGCTTTCTATCCCTAAATTATTACGAGATGGATTATAAGTATCCAAATCTTTCGAAAGAAGAACAAGGCTTTAAAAATAAAGGAATGGCAATAGGATATATTGAGGAGGATTCCAAAATACAGATCAGGATAAAAGATCAGGATAAATTAGATTATTACGAATTTCTAAGAGTAAAGGAAGAAAAGGATAATAAATAA
- the istB gene encoding IS21-like element helper ATPase IstB: MSQIQQLQDIMKGLRLVETAKHLPHLIREAEQKDLSFTQFLLDVTSYEQTRREEKQLNNRLKWATFPFSKTLEEFNLKEQKSLSNKQLNRLKDLTWIEQLYNLILLGPPGVGKTHLAVGLGIEAINQGYKAIFTSMGDLIHNLKTEEITRKSKARMKRIREADLVIIDDLMFMAMDQQEANMFFHLINDLYNQSSIILTSNKAPKEWGELLGDQAITTAILDRILHRVEIIHLNEDSYRMKHRSTIFGEQSVSK; this comes from the coding sequence ATGAGCCAAATCCAACAATTACAAGACATAATGAAAGGATTAAGGCTCGTTGAAACTGCCAAGCATCTCCCCCATTTGATTAGAGAAGCTGAGCAAAAAGACCTTTCATTTACTCAATTCCTGTTAGATGTCACTTCTTATGAGCAAACTCGAAGAGAAGAAAAGCAACTAAACAACCGATTAAAGTGGGCAACTTTTCCTTTCAGCAAAACACTTGAGGAGTTTAATTTAAAAGAACAAAAGTCTTTAAGCAACAAACAACTAAATAGATTAAAAGATTTAACTTGGATAGAACAGCTGTACAATTTGATTTTATTAGGGCCACCAGGTGTAGGTAAAACTCACCTGGCCGTAGGCCTAGGAATAGAGGCTATTAACCAAGGGTATAAAGCGATATTCACATCAATGGGAGATTTAATTCATAACCTGAAAACAGAAGAAATCACACGAAAGTCAAAAGCAAGAATGAAAAGAATTAGAGAGGCTGATTTAGTCATAATAGATGACTTAATGTTTATGGCAATGGATCAACAAGAAGCTAATATGTTCTTTCATTTAATTAACGACCTGTATAATCAGTCTTCCATTATCTTGACCTCTAATAAGGCACCAAAAGAATGGGGAGAATTATTGGGTGATCAAGCTATAACAACAGCAATTCTAGATAGGATTCTTCACCGAGTAGAAATCATTCATTTAAATGAAGATAGTTATCGTATGAAGCATCGTTCTACAATATTTGGGGAACAAAGTGTTTCAAAATAA
- the istA gene encoding IS21 family transposase, which produces MDKWEMYMEIKQLLKQGFSQTKIAEKLGVSRTTVYRHLKRSPSEMAEWVDSLQYKKKKLDPYKELILSWLRMHPDMSAAQVYDWLLEKYKDLTVGESTVRTYVKALREEYKINKETSPRMYEAIPDPPMGEQMQVDFGHTRQKTVDNKEAKLNFIAFVLSHSRQKYKEWLDRPFTTRDVIQAHENAFKWYGGMTNEIVYDQDSLIVVSENGGDLILTKEFQQYRESRGINLRVCRKADPESKGKIENVVGFIKQNYAKHRVFHDIDSWNEQGWEWLNRTGNYKIHNTTKKRPFEVFLLEKQHLKPVSKNIDIQNNYEISIARCVHKDNTIRYQSNRYSLPLGTYNKYEKVCIKETETKELVIYIPDTGEIIAKHSIPEGKGLLIKDKKHSRDRTKGVGAFINTVAERFEDKELAFKYLEMVREKNPRYIKDQLQIILRETKGSDNEVLTKALAECLKRNLYSATDFGDIIVYLAINFCMKWQLREYENPYLYPYAMSLTRSLYGHEIWQHGKLVACQA; this is translated from the coding sequence GTGGATAAGTGGGAAATGTACATGGAGATAAAGCAATTATTAAAGCAAGGATTTAGTCAGACAAAGATAGCTGAAAAGTTAGGGGTTTCTCGAACAACTGTTTACAGGCACTTAAAGAGATCTCCTTCGGAGATGGCGGAATGGGTTGATTCTCTTCAGTATAAAAAGAAGAAATTAGATCCATATAAAGAACTGATTTTATCTTGGTTGAGGATGCATCCGGATATGTCAGCAGCACAAGTTTATGATTGGCTTTTAGAGAAATATAAAGATCTAACTGTTGGAGAAAGTACAGTAAGGACATATGTAAAAGCATTAAGAGAAGAATACAAAATAAATAAGGAAACATCTCCTCGAATGTATGAGGCAATTCCTGATCCACCAATGGGAGAACAAATGCAAGTAGATTTTGGTCATACGAGACAAAAAACTGTTGATAATAAGGAAGCTAAACTCAACTTTATAGCTTTTGTCTTATCACATTCTAGACAAAAGTATAAAGAGTGGTTGGATAGACCATTTACAACACGGGATGTTATACAAGCCCATGAGAACGCGTTTAAATGGTATGGAGGAATGACCAATGAGATCGTTTATGACCAAGATAGTTTAATTGTTGTTAGCGAAAATGGTGGAGATCTAATTTTAACTAAAGAATTTCAGCAGTATAGAGAATCCAGAGGAATAAACCTTCGGGTTTGTAGAAAAGCTGACCCTGAGAGTAAGGGAAAAATAGAAAATGTAGTTGGATTTATCAAACAAAACTATGCCAAACATAGAGTGTTTCATGACATCGACTCTTGGAATGAGCAAGGATGGGAATGGCTGAACAGAACGGGTAACTATAAAATACACAATACAACAAAAAAGAGACCATTCGAAGTGTTCCTCCTGGAAAAGCAACACTTAAAACCGGTCTCCAAAAATATAGATATTCAAAATAACTATGAGATAAGTATAGCAAGATGTGTTCATAAGGACAATACTATTCGTTACCAATCTAATCGGTACTCTCTTCCACTTGGAACTTATAACAAATATGAAAAAGTATGTATCAAGGAAACAGAAACTAAAGAATTAGTTATTTATATACCTGATACTGGCGAAATCATTGCAAAACATTCAATTCCCGAAGGGAAAGGGCTGTTAATAAAAGATAAAAAACATAGTAGGGATCGTACAAAAGGTGTTGGAGCATTCATTAATACAGTGGCTGAGAGATTTGAAGATAAAGAGCTAGCCTTTAAATATTTAGAGATGGTTAGGGAAAAAAATCCTCGTTACATTAAAGACCAGTTGCAAATCATCTTGCGCGAAACAAAAGGTAGCGATAACGAAGTACTGACTAAAGCGTTAGCAGAGTGTTTAAAAAGGAATTTATACAGTGCAACTGATTTTGGCGATATCATTGTGTATTTGGCAATTAACTTTTGTATGAAATGGCAATTAAGGGAATACGAAAATCCGTATCTTTATCCATACGCGATGAGCTTGACACGGAGCCTCTATGGCCATGAAATTTGGCAACACGGCAAGCTTGTAGCTTGCCAGGCATAG
- the dcd gene encoding dCTP deaminase, whose product MLSDRELHKLAIEEELIAPYNPEYCEEATINLTLDPLVKQYSSDEPIVLGKEVNDDEHYDKIDLTSDEFSIPPKGSVLIQTHEFIKVPNNMTARIYERFGVQSLGLMISPGHYMNPGYRGKISLVAFNTNSVPFRLVPGIKICQMGLFELNTDPLKPYEKQDARYMDSTDVSISKLHLDQEIQEFLKEKGIAKVSDEMAGDLGKHLMSHIKLAAKDLAELAMEKLDKGKI is encoded by the coding sequence ATGTTAAGTGACCGTGAATTACACAAGTTAGCGATAGAGGAAGAATTAATAGCACCATACAATCCGGAATATTGCGAAGAGGCAACGATAAATTTAACGTTGGATCCGCTTGTTAAACAGTATTCTTCTGATGAACCTATTGTGCTAGGAAAAGAAGTTAATGATGATGAGCATTATGACAAGATTGATTTAACTAGTGATGAATTCAGCATTCCACCTAAAGGGTCAGTCTTAATTCAAACTCATGAGTTTATTAAAGTGCCAAACAATATGACTGCTCGTATTTATGAGCGATTTGGCGTTCAATCGTTAGGTTTAATGATTAGTCCGGGTCATTATATGAATCCTGGTTATCGTGGAAAGATTAGTTTAGTTGCATTTAATACTAATTCGGTTCCGTTTAGACTAGTACCAGGAATAAAGATTTGTCAAATGGGTTTATTTGAACTTAATACAGACCCGTTAAAACCTTATGAAAAGCAGGATGCAAGATATATGGATTCTACAGATGTAAGCATATCAAAGCTTCATTTAGACCAGGAAATTCAAGAGTTTTTAAAAGAAAAGGGAATAGCTAAAGTTTCAGATGAGATGGCTGGGGATTTAGGGAAGCATCTTATGTCACACATTAAATTGGCTGCTAAAGACTTGGCTGAGTTAGCTATGGAAAAGTTAGATAAAGGTAAGATTTAA
- a CDS encoding Eco57I restriction-modification methylase domain-containing protein, which produces MKFDAVVGNPPYQLMDGGTKTSASPIYNKFVESSKALNPKYISMVTPARWYVGGKGLDSFRTSMLNDNHITRLIDFPNSNDVFPTVDIAGG; this is translated from the coding sequence ATGAAGTTTGATGCTGTGGTCGGGAATCCACCTTATCAACTAATGGATGGAGGTACAAAGACGAGTGCTTCACCAATATATAACAAATTTGTTGAATCTTCAAAAGCGTTAAATCCTAAATATATATCTATGGTTACACCAGCACGATGGTATGTTGGAGGAAAAGGGCTAGATTCTTTTAGAACATCTATGCTCAATGATAATCATATTACACGCTTGATTGACTTTCCAAATTCTAATGACGTATTCCCGACCGTAGATATTGCGGGGGGGTAA